One Candidatus Polarisedimenticolia bacterium genomic window carries:
- the ptsP gene encoding phosphoenolpyruvate--protein phosphotransferase, with protein MTEPAGTEDGTIALGGVGVSPGIAIGRALVLEGPDVAIFRLDLSPASGAGEVTRFQRAIRLAWRQLRHLRDRVRNEAGEAYARVFEAQILILRDRALHQETAALILREHVNAEWAFHTVVGRYTQVFAQLGEPALKDRGTDIEDVEARVQAILAGSRKRHDLSELMEDVIVVSATLGPSDAAGLNRERVIGLAIDGGGPTSHTAIIASALGIPAVAGLRDASARIRTGDLLVLDGSEGRLLVNPAEQVAAVWRERRSRLAQRELDLMMLRDQPAVTREGARVRLQANIELVEEMLAARRFGAEGVGLYRSEFLYLRGAPGFPDEEEHYRAYRELAEKALPHDVVIRTLDLGGDKSFSTIPERREPNPVLGLRGVRLCLRREDLFRTQIRAVLRAAAHGKVRLMFPMISGLEELRRARAIVNEVKDELRVMRVPFEPEVPIGIMIEVPAAALTADRLAREVDFFSIGTNDLIQYTLAIDRGNESVAYLYQPMHPAILHLIRRVVEAAAKTGVRVSVCGEMAAYPVAAVILAGLGVTELSMNPAAIPSVKQVIRAIRLADARALVEEALRLDSPAEIEALARKRVADLAPAEPAAALGGRS; from the coding sequence TTGACGGAGCCGGCGGGAACGGAGGACGGGACGATCGCCCTGGGAGGCGTCGGGGTGTCGCCGGGGATCGCCATCGGGAGGGCCCTCGTCCTGGAAGGGCCGGACGTGGCCATCTTCCGGCTGGATCTGTCCCCGGCATCGGGTGCCGGCGAGGTGACGCGCTTCCAGCGTGCGATCCGGCTCGCCTGGCGCCAGCTCCGGCACCTCCGGGACCGCGTCCGAAACGAGGCGGGGGAGGCGTATGCCCGCGTCTTCGAGGCGCAGATCCTCATACTCCGGGACCGCGCGCTGCATCAGGAGACCGCCGCACTCATCCTGCGGGAGCACGTGAACGCCGAGTGGGCCTTCCACACGGTCGTCGGGCGGTACACGCAGGTCTTCGCGCAGCTCGGGGAGCCGGCCCTGAAGGACCGCGGCACCGACATCGAAGACGTGGAGGCACGGGTCCAGGCGATCCTGGCCGGCAGCCGGAAGCGGCACGACCTCTCGGAGCTGATGGAGGACGTGATCGTCGTCAGCGCCACCCTCGGTCCCTCCGATGCCGCCGGCCTCAACCGCGAGCGCGTCATCGGCCTCGCAATCGACGGCGGTGGCCCTACGTCGCACACCGCCATCATCGCCAGCGCCCTGGGCATCCCGGCGGTGGCCGGGCTCCGTGACGCGAGCGCCCGGATTCGCACGGGCGACCTTCTGGTGCTCGACGGATCGGAAGGCCGCCTGCTCGTGAACCCCGCGGAACAGGTCGCCGCCGTCTGGCGCGAACGGCGCTCGCGTCTCGCCCAGCGGGAGCTCGACCTCATGATGCTGCGCGATCAGCCCGCCGTCACGCGGGAGGGGGCGCGGGTGCGCCTGCAGGCCAACATCGAGCTGGTCGAGGAGATGCTGGCGGCCCGCCGCTTCGGCGCTGAAGGAGTCGGGCTGTATCGCTCCGAATTCCTCTACCTGCGCGGGGCGCCGGGGTTCCCGGACGAGGAGGAGCATTACCGCGCCTACAGGGAGCTGGCCGAAAAGGCGCTGCCGCACGACGTGGTCATCAGGACCCTGGACCTCGGAGGCGACAAGTCCTTCTCCACCATCCCCGAGCGCCGCGAGCCCAATCCCGTCCTCGGGCTTCGGGGCGTGCGGTTGTGCCTCCGGCGGGAGGACCTGTTCCGCACGCAGATCCGCGCGGTTCTCCGGGCGGCGGCGCACGGCAAGGTGCGCCTGATGTTCCCGATGATCAGCGGCCTGGAGGAGCTCCGGCGCGCCCGTGCCATCGTGAACGAGGTGAAGGACGAGCTGCGGGTGATGCGGGTCCCGTTCGAGCCGGAGGTGCCGATCGGGATCATGATCGAGGTGCCGGCGGCCGCGCTCACGGCCGACCGGCTGGCGCGCGAGGTCGATTTCTTCTCCATCGGAACCAATGACCTCATTCAGTACACCCTGGCGATCGATCGGGGCAACGAATCGGTCGCGTATCTCTACCAGCCGATGCACCCGGCGATTCTCCACCTGATCCGTCGGGTCGTGGAGGCCGCCGCGAAGACCGGCGTAAGGGTGTCGGTCTGCGGCGAGATGGCGGCCTATCCGGTCGCCGCCGTCATCCTGGCGGGACTTGGAGTCACCGAGCTGAGCATGAACCCCGCGGCCATTCCCTCGGTGAAGCAGGTGATCCGGGCCATCCGTCTCGCGGACGCGCGCGCCCTGGTCGAAGAGGCCCTGCGTCTCGATTCGCCCGCGGAGATCGAGGCCCTGGCGCGGAAGCGGGTGGCCGACCTGGCGCCGGCGGAACCCGCGGCCGCCCTGGGGGGGCGGTCGTGA
- a CDS encoding cupin domain-containing protein, with amino-acid sequence MRRVPKPWGEETIFAHTERYAGKILRIRAGEALSLQYHERKDESLYLFQGSLRLRVQPGADGPESETRLEAGDAVRFPPGTRHRMEAITECVLFEVSTPELDDVVRLEDRYGRAPKAPEP; translated from the coding sequence ATCCGCCGGGTGCCGAAGCCGTGGGGCGAGGAGACCATCTTCGCCCATACCGAGCGCTACGCCGGAAAGATTCTCCGGATTCGCGCCGGTGAGGCGCTCAGCCTGCAGTACCACGAACGCAAGGACGAGAGCCTCTACCTGTTCCAGGGATCGCTGCGGCTGAGGGTCCAGCCCGGCGCGGACGGCCCCGAGTCGGAGACCCGGCTCGAGGCGGGGGACGCCGTCCGGTTCCCGCCCGGCACGCGGCATCGGATGGAGGCGATCACCGAGTGCGTGCTGTTCGAGGTGAGCACTCCCGAGCTCGACGACGTCGTCCGCCTGGAGGACCGGTACGGCCGGGCCCCGAAGGCCCCGGAGCCTTGA
- a CDS encoding alcohol dehydrogenase catalytic domain-containing protein, producing MKAIRKTAPRPGALEFADVDVPACGPDEVLVRVRAASLCGTDGHIYNWDGSVRDMILASTDGFRRPRIIGHEFCGEVVEVGREVRGTGPGAGEPLRPGQLISAESHIVCGTCYQCRRGQFQVCTGERIIGVHRDGGFAEYIAIPAACAWINDPAVVPVEIACVEEPFGNAVHAATEYDPRGQCVVLFGAGPIGLFSIIVAAAFGAERIIAVDTTALRLDLASRAGAHTTLLSTPAPADDGPGRARERERLVGLIRDAAAPYEPDLVFEMSGHVDAIDTALRAARRGGKVLLFGLPKVQAVTLERYAEDVIFGGVTLKGIVGRKIYETWITTRELVSRADVRSRIRAVITDTIPFSRYEEAFRKMIGRESGKVVLRVSQD from the coding sequence ATGAAGGCGATTCGCAAGACGGCCCCCCGGCCGGGTGCCCTGGAATTTGCGGACGTCGACGTCCCCGCGTGCGGCCCCGACGAGGTGCTGGTGCGCGTGCGCGCCGCCTCCCTGTGCGGCACCGACGGGCACATCTACAACTGGGACGGGTCGGTGCGCGACATGATCCTCGCCTCCACGGACGGATTCCGCCGGCCGCGGATCATCGGCCACGAGTTCTGCGGCGAGGTGGTCGAGGTCGGGCGCGAGGTGCGCGGGACGGGACCCGGCGCCGGCGAGCCTCTCCGTCCGGGCCAGCTGATTTCGGCCGAATCGCACATCGTCTGTGGCACGTGCTACCAGTGCCGCCGCGGGCAGTTCCAGGTCTGCACGGGAGAACGGATCATCGGGGTGCACAGGGACGGCGGCTTCGCGGAGTACATCGCGATTCCCGCCGCCTGCGCCTGGATCAACGACCCCGCCGTGGTCCCGGTCGAGATCGCCTGCGTCGAGGAGCCGTTCGGCAACGCCGTGCACGCCGCCACCGAGTACGATCCTCGCGGGCAGTGCGTGGTCCTCTTCGGCGCCGGTCCGATCGGCCTCTTCTCGATCATCGTGGCGGCCGCCTTCGGCGCCGAGAGGATCATCGCGGTCGACACGACCGCCTTGCGGCTGGACCTGGCGTCGCGGGCCGGCGCGCACACGACGCTCCTGTCGACGCCGGCCCCCGCCGATGACGGGCCGGGGCGCGCGCGGGAGCGCGAGCGGCTCGTCGGGCTGATCCGGGACGCCGCGGCGCCCTACGAGCCCGATCTGGTGTTCGAGATGAGCGGGCACGTGGACGCCATCGACACGGCCCTGCGCGCCGCGCGCCGCGGCGGCAAGGTCCTCCTCTTCGGACTCCCCAAGGTCCAGGCGGTCACGCTGGAACGTTACGCCGAGGACGTGATCTTCGGCGGCGTCACGTTGAAGGGAATCGTGGGGCGCAAGATATACGAGACGTGGATCACCACGCGCGAGCTGGTTTCGCGGGCGGACGTGCGCTCGAGGATCCGCGCGGTGATCACCGACACGATTCCCTTTTCCCGCTACGAGGAGGCGTTCAGGAAGATGATCGGACGGGAGAGCGGGAAGGTCGTCCTGCGCGTCAGCCAGGACTGA
- a CDS encoding MerR family transcriptional regulator has protein sequence MSGNIPRKTLYKLGEVCQLTDTQPYVLRFWESEFPQLAPRKSRTGQRLYRQKDVDLVLQIKRLLYEDGFTIASARKKLGLGGGQGALDDLFDPAPVDEPGRLPEPVRPLGTVLSTVSQNLEEILEIMEATDRRLRERK, from the coding sequence ATGTCCGGCAACATCCCGCGCAAGACGCTCTACAAGCTGGGTGAGGTCTGCCAGTTGACCGACACGCAGCCGTACGTCCTGCGATTCTGGGAATCGGAGTTCCCCCAGCTCGCCCCGAGGAAGAGCCGGACGGGCCAGCGCCTCTATCGACAGAAAGACGTCGATCTCGTGCTCCAGATCAAGAGGCTCCTCTACGAGGACGGCTTCACCATCGCCAGCGCCCGCAAGAAGCTCGGCCTGGGCGGTGGACAGGGGGCCCTCGATGATCTGTTCGATCCGGCCCCGGTCGACGAGCCCGGGCGCCTGCCGGAGCCCGTGCGGCCCCTGGGCACGGTGCTCTCCACGGTGAGCCAGAACCTCGAGGAGATCCTCGAGATCATGGAGGCGACCGATCGGCGGCTGCGGGAGAGGAAGTGA
- a CDS encoding HPr family phosphocarrier protein encodes MTQQEVVVRNALGLHARAAARFVQVASRFKSRIRLAHAGRTADGKSILGLLALIGGQGARLTISADGSDEKEALRSLIELVEARFGEEH; translated from the coding sequence GTGACGCAACAGGAGGTCGTGGTGCGAAACGCCCTCGGCCTGCACGCGCGGGCCGCGGCGCGCTTCGTGCAGGTGGCGAGCCGGTTCAAGAGCCGGATCCGCCTGGCGCACGCCGGACGCACCGCAGACGGCAAGTCGATTCTCGGGCTCCTGGCCCTGATCGGGGGGCAGGGCGCGCGCTTGACGATCAGCGCCGACGGCTCGGATGAGAAGGAGGCGCTGCGCTCTCTCATCGAGCTGGTGGAGGCCCGGTTCGGGGAGGAGCATTGA
- a CDS encoding TonB-dependent receptor, with protein sequence MNTSRMNRIVSCARSVLLALACLLVPSGAEAQDLPEDLTQLPLEQLMAIDVVYGASKHDQRTTEAPSSVSVVTAADIERYGYRTLADVLRSVHGFYSTYDRNYTYVGIRGFSRPSDYNSRFLLLVDGHRVNDNFYGSGYIGPEGLIDLDLVDRVEVIRGPSSSLYGTSAFFAVVNVITRMEPDVPRLQFSGLGASYGTPAGRVTFAHAFEDGPKFLVSGSAFRSDGQRLFYKEYDDPLSNNGVTQHSDDERNYRLFSTMTFRDFTVQLAANSREKGIPTGAYGTPFNDPGARTVDDRSYLDVKYDHAFAGGTGVQARVYVDRYYYRGDYPYYSPYPTIIRYREHSWGDWWGTEAKVMMKAGTRQTVTAGMEFRDNLKQHFRWKNVDPGPLDFDSQRSSREGGLYFQDEMKVSDQVAVSVGVRHDHYETFGGSTHPRAALILMPFERTALKLLYGSAFRAPVVYELYYGSHANPDLKPESIRTFEVVLEQYALGNLRLTGSAYYYAIDDLVSVDTVSNLFENIDEVTAKGVELEVAKRFKNGFEVTYSSTLQENRDQGTDRILTNSPRHLAKLNAFFPIKRDKLGVGAEVQYTSRRLTLSGNDAPGFAVANLTFLSRQLAKGLDLSASVYNVFDKKYGDPGGPQHLQDVIEQDGRSFRLKFTWGF encoded by the coding sequence ATGAACACGTCCAGGATGAATCGAATCGTGTCGTGCGCCAGGTCCGTGCTGCTGGCCCTCGCGTGCCTCCTCGTCCCGTCCGGGGCGGAGGCGCAGGACCTTCCCGAGGACCTCACCCAGCTGCCCCTCGAGCAGCTGATGGCCATCGACGTGGTCTACGGCGCGTCGAAGCACGACCAGAGAACCACCGAGGCGCCGTCCTCGGTGAGCGTCGTCACGGCCGCCGACATCGAGCGGTACGGCTACCGCACCCTCGCGGACGTCCTGCGCAGCGTGCACGGCTTCTATTCCACCTACGACAGGAACTACACATACGTGGGGATCCGCGGCTTCAGCCGACCCTCCGATTACAACAGCCGGTTCCTGCTGCTCGTCGACGGCCACCGCGTTAACGACAATTTCTACGGCAGCGGCTACATCGGTCCCGAGGGGCTCATCGACCTGGATCTCGTCGATCGCGTCGAGGTGATCCGCGGGCCGAGCTCCTCGCTGTACGGCACCAGCGCCTTCTTCGCGGTGGTGAACGTCATCACGCGCATGGAGCCGGACGTTCCCCGGCTCCAGTTCAGCGGCCTGGGGGCGAGCTACGGCACGCCCGCGGGGCGGGTCACCTTCGCGCACGCCTTCGAGGACGGGCCGAAGTTCCTCGTGTCCGGCTCCGCGTTCCGCAGCGATGGCCAGCGCCTGTTCTACAAGGAGTACGACGACCCGCTGAGCAACAACGGCGTCACGCAGCACAGCGACGACGAGAGGAACTACCGTCTCTTTTCAACCATGACGTTCCGTGATTTCACCGTCCAGCTTGCCGCCAACAGCCGGGAGAAGGGGATCCCGACGGGCGCCTACGGCACTCCATTCAACGACCCCGGGGCCCGGACGGTGGACGACCGGAGCTATCTGGACGTCAAGTACGACCATGCGTTCGCCGGAGGGACGGGCGTGCAGGCGCGCGTCTACGTGGACCGGTACTACTACCGGGGGGACTATCCGTACTACTCCCCCTACCCGACCATCATCCGTTACCGGGAGCACTCCTGGGGGGACTGGTGGGGCACCGAGGCCAAGGTCATGATGAAGGCGGGAACGCGGCAGACGGTGACTGCCGGGATGGAATTCCGCGACAACCTGAAGCAGCACTTCCGCTGGAAGAACGTCGATCCCGGCCCGCTGGATTTCGACTCGCAGCGAAGCTCCCGCGAGGGAGGCCTGTACTTCCAGGATGAAATGAAGGTCTCGGACCAGGTCGCCGTCAGCGTGGGCGTGCGCCATGATCACTACGAGACCTTCGGGGGCTCGACCCACCCGAGGGCGGCGCTGATCCTCATGCCCTTCGAGCGCACGGCGCTGAAGCTCCTCTACGGAAGCGCCTTCCGAGCGCCAGTGGTGTACGAGCTTTACTACGGCTCGCACGCCAACCCCGACCTGAAGCCGGAATCGATCCGGACGTTCGAGGTGGTCCTCGAGCAGTACGCCCTGGGGAACCTGCGCCTGACCGGCTCCGCCTACTACTACGCGATCGACGACCTGGTGAGCGTGGACACGGTCTCCAATCTCTTCGAGAACATCGACGAGGTCACCGCCAAGGGGGTCGAGCTCGAGGTGGCGAAGCGTTTCAAGAACGGCTTCGAGGTGACCTACAGCTCCACGCTCCAGGAGAACCGCGACCAGGGGACGGATCGCATCCTGACCAATTCCCCGCGCCACCTGGCCAAGCTCAATGCCTTTTTCCCGATCAAGAGGGACAAACTCGGCGTGGGAGCCGAGGTCCAGTACACCAGCCGGAGACTGACCCTCAGCGGCAACGACGCGCCGGGCTTCGCGGTCGCCAACCTGACGTTTCTGAGCCGGCAGCTCGCGAAGGGGCTCGATCTTTCCGCCAGCGTCTACAACGTCTTCGACAAGAAATACGGGGACCCCGGCGGACCCCAGCACCTTCAGGATGTCATCGAGCAGGACGGCCGGAGCTTCCGCCTGAAGTTCACCTGGGGCTTCTGA
- a CDS encoding glycine C-acetyltransferase, whose protein sequence is MNGRMASYLEAEVGALKAKGIFRRPRVLETAAGPRVRMDGRDIIQLSSNNYLGLTRHPKVVAAARRAVEEFGAGPGAVRTIAGTMSLHLELETRLARFKSTEAALVFQSGYTANVGVVSTLMQEGDLIVSDELNHASIIDGCRLCKADRAIYRHLDYGHLRDILQAARRKSTGKILVVADGVFSMDGDVSDLKAIHDLCREFDAIPMVDDAHATGVLGTSGRGSVDHFGLTEDWDIQIGTMSKAFGVMGGYVCGPRLLADFYIHKARPFLFSSSHPPAVIAACSAAVEVMETEPEWHARLWDNTRFFKEGLRRLGFNTGASVTPITPVIVGSGAKAARFSDELFEAGVFAQGIYFPMVAEEKSRLRTIVMATHTRRDLEEALGAFETVGRKVGVI, encoded by the coding sequence ATGAACGGCAGGATGGCGTCGTACCTGGAGGCGGAGGTCGGGGCGCTCAAGGCCAAGGGGATCTTCCGCCGTCCCCGGGTCCTCGAAACGGCCGCGGGCCCGCGGGTGCGCATGGACGGCCGGGACATCATCCAGCTGTCCTCGAACAACTATCTCGGACTGACCCGGCATCCCAAGGTCGTGGCGGCCGCCCGCCGCGCCGTGGAGGAGTTTGGCGCCGGGCCGGGCGCGGTGCGCACCATTGCGGGGACCATGTCGCTGCACCTCGAGCTCGAGACGCGGCTGGCGCGCTTCAAGTCCACGGAAGCCGCCCTGGTCTTCCAGTCCGGGTACACCGCGAACGTCGGGGTCGTCTCGACCCTGATGCAGGAGGGGGATCTCATCGTCTCCGACGAGCTGAACCACGCCAGCATCATCGACGGCTGCAGGCTCTGCAAGGCGGACAGGGCCATCTACCGCCACCTGGACTACGGCCACCTGCGCGACATCCTGCAGGCCGCCCGGCGCAAGAGCACGGGCAAGATCCTGGTGGTCGCCGACGGGGTCTTCTCGATGGACGGCGACGTCTCGGATCTCAAGGCGATCCACGATCTGTGCCGCGAATTCGACGCCATCCCGATGGTGGACGACGCGCATGCCACCGGAGTCCTCGGGACGTCCGGGCGCGGGTCCGTGGACCATTTCGGCCTCACCGAGGACTGGGACATCCAGATCGGCACGATGTCCAAGGCGTTCGGCGTGATGGGGGGCTACGTCTGCGGGCCGCGCCTCCTGGCGGACTTCTACATCCACAAGGCGCGGCCGTTCCTGTTCTCGTCCTCCCACCCGCCCGCCGTCATCGCCGCCTGCAGCGCCGCGGTCGAGGTCATGGAGACCGAGCCGGAATGGCACGCCAGGCTGTGGGACAACACGCGCTTTTTCAAGGAGGGGCTGCGGCGCCTGGGCTTCAACACCGGCGCCTCCGTGACGCCCATCACGCCGGTGATCGTCGGATCCGGCGCGAAGGCGGCCCGCTTCTCGGACGAGCTGTTCGAGGCCGGCGTGTTCGCCCAGGGGATCTACTTCCCGATGGTGGCCGAGGAGAAATCCCGGCTGCGGACCATCGTCATGGCCACGCACACGCGCCGGGATCTCGAAGAGGCGCTCGGAGCGTTCGAGACGGTCGGCCGGAAGGTCGGCGTGATCTAG